Proteins encoded within one genomic window of Felis catus isolate Fca126 chromosome C1, F.catus_Fca126_mat1.0, whole genome shotgun sequence:
- the DNALI1 gene encoding axonemal dynein light intermediate polypeptide 1 translates to MIPPADSLLKYDTPVLVSRNTEKRSPKARPLKVSPQQPGPSGPVPQPPKTKLPSTSCVPDPTKQAEEILNAILPPREWVEDTQLWIQQVSSAPSTRMDVVHLQEQLDRKLQQRQARETGICPVRRELYSQCFDELIREVTINCAERGLLLLRVRDEIRMTIAAYQTLYESSVAFGMRKALQAEQGKSDMERKIAELETEKKDLERQVNEQKAKCEATEKRESERRQVEEKKHNEEIQFLKRTNQQLKAQLEGIIAPKK, encoded by the exons ATGATCCCCCCTGCGGACTCTCTGCTCAAGTATGACACCCCGGTGTTGGTGAGCCGAAACACGGAGAAGCGGAGCCCCAAA GCACGGCCGCTGAAAGTCAGCCCCCAGCAGCCTGGACCTTCGGGTCCGGTCCCACAGCCACCAAAGACCAAGCTTCCCTCAACATCCTGTGTCCCAGATCCTACGAAGCAGGCAGAAGAAATCTTGAATGCCATTCTGCccccaag GGAGTGGGTGGAAGACACGCAGCTATGGATCCAGCAGGTGTCCAGCGCTCCCAGCACCAGGATGGATGTAGTGCACCTGCAGGAGCAGCTGGACCGGAAGCTGCAGCAGCGACAGGCCAGGGAGACGGGCATCTGCCCCGTGCGCAGAGAGCTGTACTCGCAGTGCTTCG ATGAGCTGATCCGGGAGGTGACCATCAACTGTGCGGAGAGGGGACTGCTGTTGCTACGAGTCCGGGACGAGATCCGCATGACCATCGCCGCCTACCAGACCTTGTACGAGAGCAGCGTGGCCTTTGGCATGAGGAAGGCGCTACAGGCCGAACAGGGGAAGTCAGACATGGAGAGGAAA ATTGCAGAATTGGAAACGGAAAAGAAAGATCTGGAGAGGCAAGTGAATGAGCAGAAGGCCAAATGCGAGGCCACCGAGAAGCGGGAGAGCGAGAGGAGACAGGTGGAGGAGAAGAAGCACAATGAGGAGATTCAGTTCCTCAAGCGGACGAATCAGCAGCTGAAG gccCAACTGGAAGGCATTATTGCACCAAAGAAGTGA